A genome region from Myroides fluvii includes the following:
- the yaaA gene encoding peroxide stress protein YaaA gives MKIVVSPAKSLDYNTKVPFTATTEPLFVKESKIINGVLKEKTPVELMELMKISANLADLNWQRNQGRNYKKSKKNEADFRAAVFAFSGDVYVGLDAYTLSENKIERLQERLRILSGLYGILRPLDEIEPYRLEMGTKMPIGDKANLPAFWKPYIVDYLNKEMEEGEVLVNLASNEYFSAIDQKKLKATIVVPEFKELRDGKLKTISFYAKKARGMMVRYILDHDIQDVEGLKKFNLDGYAWSEGESSAKNLIFTR, from the coding sequence ATGAAGATAGTTGTGTCGCCTGCTAAGAGCTTGGATTATAATACAAAAGTGCCTTTTACAGCTACTACAGAGCCTTTGTTTGTAAAAGAAAGTAAAATAATAAACGGGGTTTTAAAAGAAAAAACTCCCGTAGAATTGATGGAGTTGATGAAGATTTCTGCTAATTTGGCTGACCTAAATTGGCAGCGAAATCAAGGGCGAAACTATAAAAAGTCGAAAAAAAATGAAGCCGATTTTAGGGCAGCAGTTTTTGCTTTTAGCGGAGATGTGTACGTCGGATTAGATGCTTATACCTTGTCAGAAAATAAAATAGAGCGCTTGCAAGAACGCTTGCGTATTTTGTCCGGATTGTATGGAATTTTACGCCCGCTGGATGAAATTGAACCTTATCGCCTTGAGATGGGAACTAAAATGCCAATCGGAGATAAGGCTAACCTTCCTGCTTTTTGGAAACCTTATATCGTGGATTACTTAAATAAAGAAATGGAAGAAGGAGAAGTGTTGGTAAATTTGGCAAGTAATGAATACTTTAGTGCAATCGATCAGAAGAAGTTAAAAGCTACAATTGTAGTTCCTGAATTTAAAGAGTTGAGAGATGGAAAGCTAAAGACAATTAGTTTTTATGCTAAAAAAGCAAGGGGAATGATGGTGCGTTATATTCTCGATCATGATATCCAGGATGTTGAAGGACTAAAGAAGTTCAATCTAGATGGATATGCGTGGAGTGAAGGAGAGTCTTCAGCGAAGAATTTGATATTTACAAGATAA
- the hutH gene encoding histidine ammonia-lyase — METVHYISSDVFTIEKLNEIITQNQKLDISEEARANIVNCRAYLDNKMETQKDPIYGINTGFGSLCNVKINDSDLTKLQENLMKSHACGTGEIVPNEIVKIMLLLKVKSLSYGNSGVQLETVERLVDFFNHDILPVVYTQGSLGASGDLAPLAHLTLPLIGEGEVVYEGIRQPASKVLEKMGWSPIQLRSKEGLALLNGTQFMSAYGCYVMIKSKKMSYLADLIGAISLEGFDGRIEPFNELIHHVRPHRGQIETASFFNEVLEGSELITRHKEHVQDPYSFRCIPQVHGASKDAIEYVAKVFKTEINSVTDNPNVFYKDDLVVSGGNFHGQPLALAFDFLGIALAELGNISERRTYQLISGLRGLPAFLVSNPGLDSGFMIPQYTAASIVSQNKHLANPTSTDSIVSSNGQEDHVSMGANGATKTLRIIDNLERILAIELFNAAQALEFRRPAKSSEFIESFIKSYREEVSFVSEDRILHYDIEKTIAFLGSFQIDLEE, encoded by the coding sequence ATGGAAACAGTACATTATATAAGTTCAGATGTATTTACAATTGAAAAATTAAATGAGATTATCACGCAAAATCAAAAGTTGGATATCTCGGAAGAAGCGCGTGCGAATATTGTCAATTGTCGTGCTTATTTGGACAATAAAATGGAAACGCAAAAAGATCCTATTTACGGAATTAATACAGGATTTGGGTCGTTGTGTAATGTGAAAATCAACGACAGTGATTTAACAAAACTTCAAGAAAATTTGATGAAATCTCATGCTTGTGGTACGGGCGAGATAGTGCCAAATGAGATTGTGAAGATTATGTTGTTGTTAAAGGTGAAATCATTGAGTTATGGTAATTCAGGAGTTCAACTAGAAACAGTTGAGCGATTGGTGGATTTCTTTAATCACGATATTTTGCCTGTGGTATATACGCAAGGTTCTTTGGGAGCATCTGGAGATTTAGCGCCTTTGGCCCACTTAACGTTGCCTTTGATTGGAGAAGGAGAAGTGGTATATGAAGGCATTAGACAACCTGCTAGTAAAGTATTAGAGAAGATGGGATGGTCGCCCATTCAATTGAGATCAAAAGAGGGGTTAGCTTTACTGAATGGAACACAGTTTATGAGTGCTTACGGATGTTATGTAATGATTAAATCTAAGAAAATGTCTTATTTGGCAGATTTAATCGGAGCGATTTCTTTAGAGGGGTTTGATGGAAGAATTGAACCGTTTAACGAATTGATACACCATGTAAGACCACACCGTGGACAAATTGAAACCGCTTCGTTCTTTAATGAAGTGTTGGAAGGGTCAGAATTGATTACTCGTCATAAAGAACACGTACAAGATCCGTATTCGTTTCGATGCATCCCACAAGTACATGGTGCTTCAAAAGACGCGATTGAATATGTAGCGAAGGTGTTTAAAACGGAGATTAATTCAGTGACAGATAATCCAAATGTATTCTATAAAGATGATTTAGTAGTGTCTGGAGGGAATTTCCATGGACAACCCTTAGCGTTGGCCTTTGATTTCTTGGGAATAGCTTTGGCGGAATTGGGTAATATTTCTGAAAGACGTACCTATCAACTTATCTCAGGACTAAGAGGATTGCCAGCTTTCTTGGTTTCAAACCCCGGGTTAGACTCAGGTTTTATGATTCCGCAATATACAGCGGCAAGTATTGTAAGTCAAAATAAACATTTAGCGAATCCAACGAGTACAGATAGTATTGTTTCAAGTAATGGGCAAGAAGATCACGTGAGTATGGGGGCAAATGGAGCGACTAAAACACTGCGTATTATTGATAACTTGGAGCGCATTTTGGCAATTGAACTTTTTAATGCTGCTCAGGCTTTAGAGTTCAGACGTCCGGCTAAATCAAGTGAGTTTATTGAGTCGTTTATTAAGTCGTATCGCGAAGAGGTTTCTTTTGTTTCAGAAGATCGTATTTTGCATTATGACATTGAAAAAACAATTGCATTTTTAGGAAGCTTTCAAATTGATTTAGAAGAATAA
- a CDS encoding HD domain-containing protein, producing MITSNKLKILNDPIYGFISIPNSFVYDLIEHPYFQRLRRISQMGVSYLVYPGAHHTRFHHALGCMHLMQKAVQVLRFKNIAISEEEETALYVAILLHDIGHGPFSHAMEESIVEGVHHEAISLYFMHQLNREFKGKLDLAIQIFKGEYHRQFMLQLISSQLDMDRMDYLKRDSFYSGVAEGDINSERLIQMLNVVDDQLVVEEKGIYSVEMFLVGRRLMYWQAYLHKTSVCAELILVRILKRAKELVSKGTQLWGSQALLFFLEHKGEFEDFEQTALSQFALLDDSDIVSALKSWQFHDDFVLSQLSKMIVNRKLLRIEIIEDKKLVKEKLKKRLEDVQAKNKISAEWASYFVFKGKVRNQAYSKDKEPIMIVRKDGQVADVLSVSDQLNLKALTKPVTKHFLCYPKSVFES from the coding sequence TTGATTACAAGCAATAAATTAAAAATACTGAACGATCCAATTTATGGATTTATATCTATTCCCAATTCATTTGTTTATGATTTGATAGAACATCCTTATTTTCAGAGGTTAAGAAGGATTTCTCAAATGGGAGTGTCTTATTTGGTCTATCCAGGGGCACATCATACCCGCTTTCACCACGCTTTAGGATGTATGCATTTGATGCAAAAAGCAGTACAAGTATTGCGTTTTAAAAACATCGCCATTTCAGAAGAAGAAGAAACCGCTTTATATGTTGCTATTTTGTTGCATGATATAGGACATGGGCCTTTTTCTCATGCAATGGAAGAAAGTATTGTAGAAGGCGTACATCACGAGGCCATTTCCCTTTATTTTATGCACCAATTAAACAGAGAATTTAAGGGTAAACTCGATTTGGCAATTCAAATTTTCAAAGGAGAATATCACCGTCAATTTATGTTGCAATTGATTTCAAGTCAATTGGATATGGATCGTATGGATTATTTGAAAAGAGATAGCTTTTACAGCGGGGTTGCCGAAGGAGATATTAATTCAGAACGATTGATTCAAATGCTCAATGTGGTTGATGATCAATTAGTCGTGGAAGAAAAAGGCATTTACTCTGTAGAAATGTTTTTAGTAGGTCGCCGTTTGATGTATTGGCAGGCTTATTTACACAAAACCAGTGTATGTGCTGAATTGATATTGGTGCGCATTCTAAAGAGAGCCAAAGAATTAGTAAGTAAAGGAACACAACTGTGGGGAAGTCAAGCCCTGTTGTTTTTCTTAGAACACAAAGGAGAATTTGAAGATTTTGAACAAACGGCTTTGAGTCAGTTTGCTTTGCTAGATGATTCAGATATCGTTAGCGCATTAAAATCGTGGCAGTTTCACGACGATTTTGTCTTGTCTCAGCTGAGTAAGATGATTGTCAATCGAAAATTGTTGCGCATAGAAATTATAGAAGACAAGAAATTAGTAAAAGAAAAATTGAAAAAACGCTTAGAAGACGTTCAAGCCAAAAATAAAATTTCGGCAGAATGGGCGAGCTACTTTGTTTTTAAGGGAAAGGTTAGGAATCAAGCTTATAGCAAGGATAAAGAGCCAATTATGATTGTGAGAAAAGACGGACAAGTTGCGGATGTTTTATCCGTTTCGGATCAATTAAATCTCAAAGCATTAACTAAACCCGTGACAAAGCACTTTCTTTGTTATCCAAAAAGCGTTTTTGAAAGTTAA
- the lpxD gene encoding UDP-3-O-(3-hydroxymyristoyl)glucosamine N-acyltransferase — MKITVEQIASVLGGEIVGNPQEEVSTLAKIEEGAKGSISFLANPKYAHYIYTTKASVVIVNKTFEPEHEVEATLIKVDDAYKAFSKLLEYYNQVKLMKSGIEQPSVISEGATYGTDLYLGSFCYVGKNTKIGNNVKVYPNTFIGDNVVIGDHTVLFAGVRIYSESIIGSGCTLHAGTIVGSDGFGFAPNGDGTYSKVPQIGNVIIEDNVEIGAATTIDRATLGSTIIRKGVKLDNQIQIAHNVEIGENTVIASQTGVAGSTKIGKNCMIGGQVGIVGHLTIGDNVKIQAQSGVTKNLESNIAVQGSPAIGHTDFLKSYSHFRNLPKIVDDLEELKNEK, encoded by the coding sequence ATGAAAATAACAGTAGAACAAATAGCGTCAGTATTAGGAGGGGAAATAGTTGGGAATCCTCAAGAAGAGGTATCTACATTAGCTAAAATTGAAGAGGGTGCAAAAGGCTCTATTTCGTTTTTAGCCAATCCAAAATATGCCCACTATATCTATACCACTAAAGCATCGGTTGTCATTGTAAATAAAACATTTGAACCCGAACATGAAGTAGAGGCAACATTAATTAAAGTTGATGATGCATATAAAGCTTTTTCAAAACTCTTGGAATATTATAACCAAGTGAAGTTGATGAAATCAGGTATTGAACAACCTAGTGTGATTTCTGAAGGAGCAACTTATGGAACGGATTTGTACTTGGGAAGCTTTTGCTACGTAGGAAAAAATACAAAAATCGGGAATAACGTAAAAGTTTATCCCAATACGTTTATTGGTGATAATGTTGTGATTGGCGATCATACTGTTCTGTTTGCAGGTGTGCGTATCTATTCTGAATCAATTATCGGATCAGGCTGTACACTGCATGCGGGAACTATTGTCGGATCGGATGGATTTGGTTTTGCACCTAATGGTGATGGTACCTATAGTAAAGTGCCTCAAATAGGAAATGTTATTATCGAGGATAATGTGGAGATTGGTGCTGCAACTACCATTGATCGCGCTACATTAGGGTCGACAATTATCCGTAAAGGGGTGAAGTTAGACAATCAAATTCAAATTGCTCATAACGTTGAAATAGGAGAAAATACCGTGATTGCTTCTCAAACAGGAGTAGCAGGATCAACGAAAATTGGCAAGAATTGCATGATTGGAGGACAAGTTGGAATTGTAGGCCACTTGACCATTGGAGATAATGTGAAAATTCAAGCACAATCGGGTGTTACAAAGAATTTAGAATCTAATATTGCTGTTCAAGGATCACCGGCTATCGGACATACTGATTTTCTGAAATCATATAGTCATTTTAGAAATCTGCCGAAAATCGTAGATGATTTAGAAGAGCTGAAGAACGAAAAATAA
- a CDS encoding bifunctional UDP-3-O-[3-hydroxymyristoyl] N-acetylglucosamine deacetylase/3-hydroxyacyl-ACP dehydratase — MVKQKTIQSEVTLEGVGLHTGQNVVMTLKPAPINNGFTFVRVDLEGHPVIEADANYVVNTQRGTNLEKKGVRVQTTEHVLAAFVGCDLDNVIVELNASEPPIMDGSSKYFVEAVEEAGIVEQDAEREEYIVKEVISYVDEATGSEIIVMPADSYQVTTMVDFGTKVLGTQNATLKDMNDFKVEISEARTFSFLHELEALLANGLIKGGDLNNAIVYVDKEISTETMGHLKKAFGKEEISVKPNGVLDNLTLHYPNEAARHKLLDVIGDLALIGTRIRGKVIANKPGHAINTGFAKKMSKIIRNEKRNQVPMYDLHQEPLMDIVKIMEFLPHRPPFLLVDKILEMSENHVVGLKNVTMNESFFIGHFPGAPVMPGVLICEAMAQSGGILILSTVPDPENYLTYFMKMDNVKFKNKVTPGDTLIFKLELITPIRRGICHMQGYAYANGKLVAEAELMAQISKVKN; from the coding sequence ATGGTTAAGCAAAAAACCATCCAAAGTGAAGTTACCTTAGAAGGAGTTGGATTACACACAGGACAAAATGTTGTTATGACATTGAAACCTGCGCCAATTAACAACGGGTTTACTTTTGTTAGAGTGGATTTAGAAGGGCATCCTGTTATTGAAGCAGATGCAAATTATGTTGTTAATACACAACGAGGTACAAACTTAGAGAAAAAAGGAGTTCGCGTTCAAACTACAGAACACGTTTTGGCTGCTTTTGTAGGGTGCGATCTTGATAACGTGATTGTTGAGCTAAATGCTTCTGAACCGCCGATTATGGATGGATCTTCCAAGTATTTTGTTGAAGCTGTTGAAGAAGCAGGTATTGTTGAGCAAGATGCTGAACGTGAGGAATACATCGTGAAAGAGGTGATTTCTTATGTAGATGAAGCAACAGGTAGTGAAATCATTGTAATGCCAGCAGATAGTTACCAAGTAACGACAATGGTAGATTTCGGTACGAAAGTTTTAGGAACACAAAACGCTACTTTAAAAGATATGAATGACTTTAAAGTGGAGATTTCTGAGGCGCGTACGTTCAGTTTTTTACATGAATTAGAGGCTTTGTTAGCTAATGGATTAATTAAAGGTGGCGATTTAAATAATGCGATTGTTTATGTTGATAAAGAAATATCTACAGAAACAATGGGGCATTTGAAAAAAGCTTTCGGTAAAGAGGAAATCAGTGTAAAACCCAACGGTGTTTTAGATAACCTAACTTTACATTATCCAAATGAAGCTGCAAGACATAAATTATTAGATGTTATTGGAGATTTAGCTTTGATTGGAACTCGTATTAGAGGAAAAGTGATTGCGAATAAACCAGGACACGCTATTAATACAGGGTTCGCGAAAAAAATGTCGAAAATTATTCGCAATGAAAAGCGCAACCAAGTGCCTATGTATGATTTACATCAAGAACCTTTGATGGATATCGTTAAAATTATGGAGTTTTTACCGCATAGACCTCCGTTTTTGTTGGTAGATAAGATTTTAGAGATGTCAGAAAATCACGTAGTAGGATTGAAAAATGTGACTATGAATGAGTCTTTCTTCATAGGACATTTCCCAGGAGCACCAGTTATGCCTGGTGTGTTAATCTGTGAGGCAATGGCTCAATCAGGGGGGATTTTAATTCTAAGTACAGTTCCGGATCCGGAAAATTACCTAACATATTTTATGAAAATGGATAATGTGAAATTTAAAAATAAAGTAACTCCAGGGGATACTTTGATTTTTAAATTAGAGCTAATTACACCTATTCGTCGTGGAATATGTCATATGCAAGGTTATGCTTACGCGAATGGAAAGTTAGTTGCGGAAGCTGAGCTAATGGCTCAAATATCAAAAGTTAAAAATTAA
- the lpxA gene encoding acyl-ACP--UDP-N-acetylglucosamine O-acyltransferase, which yields MNQPLAYVHPGAKIARNVVIEPFTTIHNNVEIGEGTWIGSNVTIMEGARIGKNCKIFPGAVISAEPQDLKFEGEVTTVEIGDNTTIRECVTINRGTRDRYKTVIGKNCLIQAYSHIAHDCIIGDNCIFSNSSTLAGHVTVGDYVVLAGLVAVHQFCTIGSHSFVTGGTLVRKDVPPYIKAAREPISYAGINSVGLRRRGYEPEKIREIQEIYRILFQKNYNTSQALEIIETEMEATPERDEILMFVRNSSRGIMRGYSGMY from the coding sequence ATGAATCAGCCTTTAGCATATGTTCATCCAGGAGCGAAAATAGCTAGAAATGTCGTAATAGAACCATTTACTACGATTCATAATAATGTGGAAATTGGCGAAGGAACTTGGATTGGTTCTAACGTAACCATTATGGAAGGAGCGCGTATCGGAAAAAACTGTAAGATTTTTCCTGGCGCCGTAATTTCTGCCGAACCACAGGATTTAAAATTTGAAGGTGAAGTTACTACTGTTGAGATAGGGGATAACACAACTATTCGTGAATGTGTAACCATCAACAGAGGAACAAGAGATAGATATAAAACCGTAATTGGTAAAAACTGCCTAATTCAAGCTTATAGCCATATTGCGCACGATTGTATTATTGGAGATAACTGTATCTTCTCAAACTCAAGTACTTTGGCTGGACACGTGACAGTTGGGGATTACGTTGTGTTAGCAGGGCTAGTTGCAGTACACCAATTCTGTACCATTGGATCACATTCTTTTGTAACAGGTGGTACTTTAGTTCGCAAGGACGTGCCTCCTTATATCAAGGCTGCAAGAGAACCAATTTCTTATGCGGGTATTAACTCAGTTGGTCTGCGTAGAAGAGGGTATGAACCAGAAAAAATTAGAGAAATTCAAGAAATTTATAGAATTTTATTTCAAAAGAACTATAATACAAGTCAAGCACTCGAAATTATAGAAACAGAAATGGAAGCAACTCCAGAACGAGATGAAATTTTGATGTTCGTACGCAATAGTTCAAGAGGAATTATGCGTGGGTATTCAGGAATGTATTAA
- the efp gene encoding elongation factor P yields the protein MATTSDIRNGLCIRHNNDIYKITEFLHVKPGKGPAFVRTKMKSLTNGKVLENTFSAGHKIETVRVETHKFQYLYPEGDQFHFMNVESYEQITLLKDILDAPELLKEGEMVMVQINTDTDLPLAVDMPASVILEVTYAEPGVKGNTATNATKPATVETGASVNVPLFINEGDKIKIDTATGSYIERIKE from the coding sequence ATGGCAACAACTTCAGATATCAGAAATGGTTTGTGTATTCGTCATAATAACGATATTTACAAAATCACAGAATTTTTACACGTTAAACCAGGAAAAGGACCAGCATTTGTTAGAACAAAAATGAAGAGTTTGACAAATGGAAAAGTATTAGAAAATACATTTTCTGCAGGGCACAAAATTGAAACGGTTCGTGTTGAAACACATAAATTCCAATATTTATACCCAGAAGGTGATCAGTTTCATTTCATGAACGTTGAATCGTATGAACAAATTACGTTGCTAAAAGATATTTTGGATGCTCCTGAATTATTAAAAGAAGGAGAAATGGTAATGGTTCAAATTAATACAGATACGGATTTACCTCTTGCTGTTGATATGCCAGCTTCTGTAATCTTAGAAGTAACATACGCTGAGCCAGGTGTAAAAGGAAATACTGCAACGAATGCTACTAAACCAGCTACAGTTGAAACAGGAGCTTCTGTAAACGTGCCGTTATTTATCAACGAAGGGGATAAAATCAAAATTGATACGGCTACAGGTTCTTATATTGAGCGTATCAAAGAATAG
- a CDS encoding UDP-3-O-(3-hydroxymyristoyl)glucosamine N-acyltransferase — protein MRFSKVQDLQTIADIIGCTFVGSADFPVYGMNEIHVVQEGEIVFVDHPKYYDKALNSNATIILINKDVECPEGKALLISDDPFRDFNKLSTYFNPFKPATQLQAKDAVIGEGTVIQPGAFVGNNVVIGKNCLIHPTVVIYDGTVIGDNVVIHAGSILGADAFYYKKRPEGFDPLISCGRVVIEDNVGIGAACTIDRGVTGDTTIKEGAKIDNQVHIGHDTVIGRRCLIAAQTGIAGCVVIEDEVTLWGQVGTTSGITIGAKAVVLAQSGVSKSLEGGKVYFGSPAEEARDKMKQLANTKRIPSILEDLKRLEHK, from the coding sequence ATGCGTTTTTCAAAAGTTCAAGACTTACAAACGATAGCCGATATAATCGGTTGTACATTCGTCGGATCCGCGGATTTTCCTGTGTACGGAATGAATGAAATTCACGTCGTACAAGAGGGAGAGATTGTATTTGTGGACCATCCCAAATACTATGATAAAGCCTTAAATTCGAACGCAACCATTATCCTTATCAACAAGGATGTGGAATGTCCAGAAGGAAAAGCTTTGTTAATCTCAGACGATCCATTTAGGGATTTTAATAAGTTGTCAACTTATTTTAATCCATTCAAACCCGCTACACAATTACAAGCAAAAGATGCAGTGATTGGAGAAGGAACAGTTATTCAACCAGGTGCTTTCGTTGGTAACAACGTAGTAATTGGAAAGAACTGTTTGATTCATCCTACTGTTGTAATCTACGATGGTACAGTGATTGGAGATAACGTAGTAATCCATGCAGGTTCAATCCTGGGTGCGGATGCGTTCTACTACAAAAAGAGACCTGAGGGATTTGATCCCTTGATTTCTTGTGGTAGAGTAGTAATTGAAGATAACGTAGGAATCGGAGCAGCTTGTACGATTGATCGCGGGGTAACAGGGGATACTACAATCAAAGAAGGTGCTAAAATTGACAATCAAGTGCATATTGGACACGATACCGTTATTGGTAGGCGTTGTTTGATTGCAGCTCAAACAGGAATTGCTGGATGTGTAGTGATTGAAGATGAAGTAACGCTTTGGGGGCAAGTAGGAACAACTAGTGGAATTACAATTGGCGCAAAAGCTGTTGTTCTAGCACAATCTGGAGTTTCTAAGAGTTTAGAAGGGGGCAAAGTTTATTTTGGTTCTCCTGCTGAAGAGGCTAGAGATAAAATGAAACAGTTAGCCAATACCAAGAGAATACCATCTATTTTAGAAGATCTAAAGCGATTAGAGCATAAATAG
- the sucD gene encoding succinate--CoA ligase subunit alpha, with translation MSVLVNKDSKIIVQGFTGSEGTFHASQMIEYGTNVVGGVTPGKGGTTHLDRPVFNTVSDAVEKAGADTSIIFVPPAFAADAIMEAADAGIKVIICITEGIPVADMIKAYDYIQGRDCRLVGPNCPGVITPGEAKVGIMPGFVFKKGTVGIVSKSGTLTYEAADQVVKEGLGITTAIGIGGDPIIGTTTKEAVQLLMADPETKAIIMIGEIGGQLEADAARWIKEDGNKKPVIGFIAGETAPVGRTMGHAGAIVGGADDTAAAKKRIMRECGIHVVDSPAEIGKKVKEVLG, from the coding sequence ATGAGTGTTTTAGTAAATAAAGATTCAAAAATAATCGTTCAAGGATTTACTGGAAGCGAAGGTACTTTTCATGCTTCTCAGATGATTGAATACGGTACAAACGTTGTAGGTGGTGTAACTCCAGGAAAAGGTGGAACAACCCATTTAGATCGTCCAGTATTTAATACAGTATCGGATGCTGTTGAAAAAGCTGGTGCAGATACATCAATCATTTTTGTACCGCCTGCATTTGCTGCAGACGCTATTATGGAAGCTGCAGACGCTGGTATCAAAGTAATTATTTGTATTACTGAAGGTATTCCAGTAGCTGATATGATTAAAGCTTATGATTACATTCAAGGAAGAGACTGTAGATTAGTTGGTCCTAACTGTCCAGGAGTAATTACTCCAGGTGAAGCCAAAGTTGGTATTATGCCAGGTTTCGTATTCAAAAAAGGAACAGTAGGGATTGTATCTAAATCGGGAACTTTAACTTATGAAGCTGCTGACCAAGTAGTAAAAGAAGGTTTAGGTATCACTACAGCTATCGGAATTGGTGGAGATCCAATCATTGGAACTACAACAAAAGAAGCAGTACAATTATTAATGGCTGACCCAGAAACAAAAGCAATCATTATGATTGGTGAAATTGGAGGACAGTTAGAAGCTGATGCTGCAAGATGGATTAAAGAAGATGGAAACAAAAAACCAGTTATTGGATTCATCGCTGGAGAAACTGCACCAGTAGGTAGAACAATGGGCCACGCAGGTGCTATTGTTGGTGGAGCAGATGATACAGCTGCTGCTAAGAAAAGAATCATGAGAGAATGTGGAATCCACGTAGTTGATTCTCCTGCTGAAATCGGGAAAAAAGTAAAAGAAGTTTTAGGATAA